Below is a genomic region from Miscanthus floridulus cultivar M001 chromosome 1, ASM1932011v1, whole genome shotgun sequence.
CAACTATTACCGAATGACCAATAAAAAAAGGAATAAGAGTACCTATTTAAATATTAATTAATGGTGTCATCTCGGTCACCAAAGAGCTACAGCCGAGAAATAAAGAAGAAAAACTACCGACGCGACAGCTCTAACCCAGACAAACGACGTGCGCTGCACCAGGCACTCGATCGCCTGGCTCAGGCCACGTTCGACATGTTCGCTGGGTCGTAAAGGATCGTAAATTTTTaactagaataatatttttctctcacactaaactagccagcagtaataatccacgatcatatacgatcgtttcagcctcaGCCGAATAGGCTGCTTGCCTGGCCCAGTCAGCTATCCAGGGCTCCATCCAAATGCAGCACGTGCAACATCGAGGCAGCTGTTGACCTAGGCAAGTTTGGTTCAGGCCACGAACCAAACAAGCCCTTTCTCTCAGCTTTTGTTCCATCAATGAAATGCACAAGAGGATTTCTAACTAAATTGGCTTCTCAATGGAGCACGATGGTAGATGGGCCTGATTCGTGGTTCCTTTTAGCATAAAGTCGAAGGGTAAAGCACTCAAACCCACACACCGAGTCGTCGCTAAAGTTCACCTGTTTTTATTTAGCAGAACAGGAGCGCAGTGTACACCAGGCCATCTGTCAACTGTCATGCTAGTCTGAACTTGtaattttttattttctgaaaatAGGAAGGAGTGAACAAATCCTCCGGTCCACGCCTATCCGAAACGTATTAATCAATCAATTTTATATGACGAAACTGTTGCATTTTTTTTTATCTTATCAACACAAGCGCGCGTGGAAGAGAAATTCGTTTGTTGGAATGGGAACGTGCACTACGCCGGCGGCGTCGCCGCCTGCCGTTGTCAGTGCCGCGACAGGACGGCGTCGTACAGGCCGTGCGCGGCGAACGCGAGGCCGAAGAGGAGGATGGCCCAGTCGACGGCGCGCTGCGCGGCGCCCGCGGCGTGGCCCACGACGTGGAGGTGGAACAGCGCGGGCAGCACGAAGGAGAGCAGCGCGCACACCGTGCTCCCCACGAAGGACGCGAACGACCCGAACGCCGGCACGAAGCACGCGATCGCCGACAGTGCCACGAGCACGGCGACGCGGCTCGCGTGCAGGGCCGCCCGCCCCATGGCGCCGCCGACGTGGCAGCGCTTCCGCAGCCACCCGCCCGGCGCCAGCAGCCGCGCCTCCACGATCTCGTGGATCGGGTGCATCATCACCGGGAACGTCAGCGCCAGCGCGAAGCACAGCACCACCTGCACGAAGAGcatccatttttttttttttgccattggTTTCATTTCATCGATGGGGATGGGCCGGCCGTGTTGTTCGTGACTGAGAGAGTTTTTCCTGACTGACCTTGACGGCGGTGGTGGACCAGGTGCTGGGGAGGTTGAGCGTGATGATGTCCTTGGTGGCGTCGCCGTAGGCGAGGTAGCCGCAGGCGCCGAAGCAGACGTACACGGCGGTGACGCCGGCGATGGCCTGGAGGAGCACGGAGCGGAACCTGCTCCGGTCAGCCATGGACGCCTCGAGCGCCAGCGTCATGCAGAAGCCCTCGAAGCAGAAGACGGAGAAGCCGGCGGCGAACGTGACTCCCCAGAGCCCCTCCACCGCGGCGCGGCCCTGGAACGGCTGCTCGCCGCGCGCGGCCAGGAGCTGGAGGTCCTGCTTCACCACGGTGGCCACGGCCAGCACGGTGCACGCGTCGGCGAGGATGCTGAACTGCCCGAGCGACGACAGCGAGCGGACCAGGGAGAGCGCCGCCTGGACGGGCAGCAGCAGCGCGAGGACCACGGTGGACGGCGTCAGCGGGCCGTGCCCGTCCTCGGCGGCGAACACGGACGACACATTCTGGCCGATGAACACCAGGTACGCCACGGTGCCGCCCGTCTGCGACAGGATGATGGTGGCCTCCGTGAAGTGCCTGCCGATCCGGCCGAAGCACCTCTCGCCCAGGTCGCCGTAGGTGTAGTTGCTGCAGCGATGCTGCTCGCCGTCCTCCTCCGTCTCTTGCTCTCGCAGCTTGTCTCTGCATTCCAGCTTCATTTCGTGGATGGATGAAGCTTCGAATCAATCACTAAGCTAGATCTGGAGCAAAGATTAATCGAAACAGGTACTGTACTGACCAGCAGGAGCATGCAGTAGAATGTCGCGGCCCCGGCGCCAGCGACGCCGAGTGCGCCGGCGAGCCAGCCAGCGGTGCGGAATGCGTAGGGCAGGCCGAGCACCCCAGTGCCGACGATGGAGACGACGATGTTCCCGATGGTCTGCGCCGGCGTGGCACCCCTCCGCGCCTCCTCCAGCAGCGGCGCCTTCGCCTCCGCCGCCATCGGACCCCGGAAACCAATGCCGTCTCTGTGGAGGAGAAGGACGCCTGCCTCGGGCAATCAAGGCGAGCTTAACCCGGCGTCGCCGTCGACGTCGACGCGTCTCTTTCCGCAATTCCTTTTCCTACTCATGCTCTTGGATCGACGTGCGCGGAGATGAGGATGAATGGACCAAATGATCCGATCCTTAGACTGCGTGTCGGGTGTGGGGCAGATGGGTAGCCGAGTAGCAACAGTGGCACGCATCCTGTGCTGTGCCAGGTGTGCGCGTGTTCTTCCGCTTCTGCCTTTCTGGCAGGGAACGGAACGAACGCGAGGAATTGGAACACGTGGCTGACTGGATTTTTGGCAACCATTTTTTATTGGATCGCGGATTGGTTTGGCCCCTGCGGATCGGGTGGTTGGATCGTCGCCGCCGACCGTCGGGACTCGGGATCAAATCCGTCCGGTGGTCGCGGTGGGGCTCAGTGATCTGGAGGCGTCGAGTGGCTGACGAGAGGAGCAGCCGCGTGCAGCACGCTCGTTTGTCAGTTGTCACCGTGATCATCATCGCCAGATAAGAATGGTAATGGTGATTCAGCGAACAGCGGACCAATActtggttttcctttttttttttggtaatggTAATGATTAAGCACACCCTttgttttgttttccttttcGGGCTTGTTAGCGCACGTCCGGACAGTCCTTTTCCCACGCTGTTTTGCGCGCCCACATGGGACCTGCATTGTCCTGAATGTCATCAGCATCGAGAAGAGAGGGTGGAGGCGGTGGATGCCCAGCCGATGCCGTGAAGAGAAGGAGACGCTGAGGTGAGGCAgcaaaaggcaagaagagagatgCAACACACGATTTGCTATTAAAACATTCAGATACAACACTCGCAACaaagcagatgaaacacttgaaatatgcatatgaaacatttgcaaaaacacttgaaaccattgcaaaaacatacacaacatccagataaaacacacttgcaaacatatgtgtgaaacatatgcaacaactagataaacacacttacaacatatgtccgaaaaaacagatgaaacattgggaacaaaagcttgcaacatacgtgtacaaccattgcaacatctcgttctacttttgcaacatccatatgaaacacttgcaacatacctctgaaacatctgaaatatttgaaacagacgcttgcaacatgcgctttcaagtGCAACATCTAATTGGTGCTTGGACaaaaatggaggctcgtcgacgcgGACCTCGACGTCGACATGGAGGTCGATGCTATGGAGTGGCGCGGAGGTCGTCGGTGTGGAGCTCGTCGACAGTATGGACCTCGGCAGGAACCGCGGCAGGTGGATGGAGCTTTGCCGCAACGGGAGGCGCGAGTTCGGGCGGGG
It encodes:
- the LOC136479717 gene encoding amino acid transporter ANT1-like, whose amino-acid sequence is MAAEAKAPLLEEARRGATPAQTIGNIVVSIVGTGVLGLPYAFRTAGWLAGALGVAGAGAATFYCMLLLLECRDKLREQETEEDGEQHRCSNYTYGDLGERCFGRIGRHFTEATIILSQTGGTVAYLVFIGQNVSSVFAAEDGHGPLTPSTVVLALLLPVQAALSLVRSLSSLGQFSILADACTVLAVATVVKQDLQLLAARGEQPFQGRAAVEGLWGVTFAAGFSVFCFEGFCMTLALEASMADRSRFRSVLLQAIAGVTAVYVCFGACGYLAYGDATKDIITLNLPSTWSTTAVKVVLCFALALTFPVMMHPIHEIVEARLLAPGGWLRKRCHVGGAMGRAALHASRVAVLVALSAIACFVPAFGSFASFVGSTVCALLSFVLPALFHLHVVGHAAGAAQRAVDWAILLFGLAFAAHGLYDAVLSRH